GTTGTAGAAATATAGCAGGCCATGTTATAATGTATTGTTGCGTTCTCTGGTGTAACACGAAGGAGGCATAAACGTGGCCAACGATGTTATTGAAATTTCTGGTGTGGTAAAGGAAACTTTGCCAAATGCCATGTTTACCGTTGAATTGGAAAACGGCGCCGCCATTCTTGCTCACGTTTCTGGGAAGATCCGAAAGAATTTTATTCGTATTCTGCCTGGAGATCGCGTGACAGTAGAAATGTCGCCTTACGATTTGACAAAGGGACGTATTACTTATCGTTTCAAGTAATCAATCGTTTTTTAATTAATTCAAGGAGGTAAATACCATGAAGGTTCGTCCATCTGTTAAGCCAATGTGTGATAACTGTAAGGTTATTCGTCGCAACGGTCGTGTGATGGTGATTTGCTCAAATCCCAAGCACAAGCAACGTCAAGGTGCCTAATTAGTACCTTGAATTAAACATGGCAACATGTACATGTTGCCATAACTTAAATTTACTATAGGAGGTAATAGTAATGGCTCGTATTGCTGGTATTGATTTGCCTCGCGATAAGCGTATCGTGATCGCATTGACATACGTATACGGAATCGGTAACACTACTGCTAAGAAGGTTTTGGCAGAAGCGAACGTTTCTGAAGACGTCCGTGTTCGTGATTTGACTCCTGACCAAGAAGACGCCATCCGTGCCATCGTTGATGGTATCAAGGTGGAAGGTGACTTGCGTCGTGAAGTCTCATTGAACATTAAGAAGTTGCAAGAAATCGCATCATACCGCGGCATTCGTCACCGTAAGAGCTTGCCTGTTCGTGGTCAAAACACGAAGAACAATGCTCGTACGCGCAAAGGCCCAGCTGTTGCGATTGCAGGTAAGAAGAAGTAATTAAACTCTAAATAGAAAGGAGATTACTTTAATCATGGCAGGTCGTACTAATCGTAAGCGTCGTGTAAAAAAGAATATTGAAGCTGGTGTTGCACACATCCATGCTACATTCAACAACACGATTGTAATGATCACTGATGTACAAGGTAACGCTGTTGCCTGGTCATCAGCTGGTTCTCTTGGATTCAAGGGTAGCCGTAAGTCAACACCATTTGCTGCGCAAATGGCTGCTGAGGCTGCTGCTAAGGGAGCTATGGATAACGGAATGAAGACAGTTGAAGTAACTGTTAAGGGACCTGGTTCAGGTCGTGAATCTGCTATCCGTGCGTTGGCCGCTGCTGGTTTGGATGTAACAGCTATCAAGGATGTTACTCCAGTACCACACAACGGTTCACGTCCACCAAAGCGTCGTCGTGTCTAATTTGCATTGTTGCAAATAGGTCACTTACAATGCTTTGAAAGGGGTAACAAACAGTATGCTTGAATTCGAAAACCCAAAGATCACACTGGTTGAAGAAGATAGTAATTACGGCAAGTTTGTAGTTGAGCCACTTGAGCGCGGTTACGGAACTACGCTTGGTAACTCACTACGCCGTGTATTGTTGTCATCATTGCCAGGTGCTGCTATTAATTCTGTTCAAATTGATACAGTTTTGCATGAATTTTCAACGATCGAAGGTGTTGTTGAAGACGTCACGCAAATTATTTTGAACCTAAAAAAGGTTTCAATGCGCATCGACAGTGATGAAGAGAAAACGCTCGAAATCAATGTGACTGGTCCTGCTACGGTAACGGCCGGTGACATTGCTGGAGATAGTGATGTTGAGATCTTGAATAAAGATTTGTACATTGCTACGGTTGCGGCTGGGGCTACATTGCACATGACTTTGTCTGCTGTACGTGGACGTGGTTATGTGTCAGGTGACCAGAATAAGGAATTGCATGATGAAATGCCAATTGGCGTTCTAGCAATTGATTCAATCTTTACCCCAATCGAGCGCGTCAACTACCAAGTTGAAAACACGCGTGTCGGACAACGTGACGACTTTGATAAGTTGACTTTGGACATCTGGACTGATGGATCATTGACGCCAACGGAAGCAATTTCATTGGGTGCTCGTATCCTTTCAGATCATTTGACTCAATTTGTTGAATTGTCAGAGCGCGCGGTAACTACACAAGTGATGGCAGAGAAGGAAGAAGCTGAGGCACCTAAGCATGCCGATAGCCCAATTGAAGAATTGGACTTGTCAGTTCGTTCTTATAATTGTCTCAAAAGGGCCGGAATCAACTCTGTTCAAGAGTTGACGGATCGTACAGAATCTCAAATGATGGCGGTTCGCAACCTCGGTCGGAAATCACTTGACGAAATCCAAGAAAAGCTTGCGTTGCTTGGATTGGGATTCCGCAAGGAAGATTAGAATTAAAATAGTTTGAAGGGTGTTGAGATCCTTACAAACTACCGATAGAATACCAGAAAAAGGAGGATTGACTCATGTCATACCGTAAGTTGGGACGCACTAGCTCACAACGTAAGGCTTTGTTGCGCGACTTGACTACTGCATTGTTAGTAAATGGTCGTATTGAAACTACTGAAGCACGCGCTAAGGAAGTTCGCCGCACTGCCGAGAAGATGATCACTTTGGGTAAGCATGGTGATTTGGCTTCACGTCGTAAGGCTGCTGCTTTCTTGCGTAACATTGTTGCTGACGTAGAAACTACTGAAGACAACAAGGTTAAGGTTGAAACGGCATTGCAACATTTGTTTAACGATGTTGCACCTCGTTTCGAAGGCCGCGCGGGTGGTTACACTCGTATTTTGAAGACTGTACAACGTCGTGGTGACGCTGCACAAATGGTTATCTTGGAATTGGTTGACTAATACGTTAGTTAATTCAATTTAAATAATCATCTTTTAAATCTCCATGCTATACTGCATAAACTGTTACGATGCTGGGTTTAACCCAAGTCTAGGTTGAATGGCTCGTTAACGAGTCGCGCAGTGTAGCGTGTGGGATTTTTTTTAGCCAAATTTCACTTTGCGGAACATCAGATCGGCATTCCGTCACAGTAGAAATTGGCGTTTCCTTTAAAAACATAACAAAACCCCATCGGTTGGATTTACGCCAACTTATGGGGTTTTGTTATGTTTTGGTGACACACTTATTTTTGATGTTGGTTTGCGTTTAATAGATAAATTTTGACTTTATCTTATCGTTTTTAGTGTCGGGGTTAATTTGGAATTTTTTAATATATTGTAGTGTTCTAGGGGAAACATGAAAGCTTTCGCTATGGTTCGTATGGTGTGGTTTTGATAATAGTAAACTACGCTTCATGGGACGACTTTAGTTTACTATGGGAGAAGTTCTTATTTATAGTTGGGACTGTATCGTTGGTAAATGGTTACCCTAGCTTCATTTTGCTACTGCAATAAGGTACCAAGCCAATAAGTGAAGGCCATTGTCAGTACCCCTGTGACTATGTTGCGCAAAATAGCTGGCATTCTTGGTGCCCGCCCTGCCCAAGAGCTTAGCCAACCGGTTAAAAACAGGGCCCAAAGTGTTGCTAAAATGGTCCCTATCACTTTGAGACTTTCGGGTAGTAATATCACAGATAATAACGGCCAGATGCCACCGGATATCGACGCGATAAATGACGCTATTAAGGCATGCGCAGGACTTAAATATTTTCCAACTACAATGCCGTACTTAATTTGTACATAGTGGACCAAAGCATCCTTTTTCATAAGATCATCTGCCACACGTGCGGCTAATCTAGGATCAGCACCCCGCTTTTCATAGTGTATAGCTATTTCATCATGCACAGTGCTAGGTTGGGTGGCCAAAAGAGTCTCAGCTTTTGCAACTACTGCTTTTTCGGTATCTTTTTGTGACGAAACCGAAACAAACTCTCCTGATGCCATAGAAAAAGCAACAGCCAGCATTTCAGCAATACCAGCTACAAAGACGACGGCATTATTGGTAGTAGCTCCAGTCATCCCAAGAATGACCCCAGCGCCACCGATAATACCGTCATTAGCGCCCAATACTCCAGCACGAATAATATTCAATTTTTCTGATAAAGCCAATTTTTTATAGTCCATATTATAAAGCCATTAATAATCCAATTAAATATGTCATGAACATGGTTAATAGTCCCATCATCACATTTCGTAAAATCATTGTTTTTTTTGGTGTATTGCCATAGACAGCTGAGAAATAGCCGGTTAAAATTAAGGCGCCAATTACAAAAACTATCGTTGTGATGACACGGTATGCTACTGGTACAAAGGTCATACTGATCATTGGTAAGAAGGCGCCAATTGGAAAAGCCACCATTGATGCAATGGCAGCGTCAGTTGGTGAGATGAAATCGTCTTCGTTTATGCCATAGCGCGCATTCAAAGTTTCTTTCAATGCATCTTTTTGCATGCTTTGTTGCGCAAGTAATTGTGCGTTTTCCGCACTGATGCCATCTGTTTGATAGTGCTGTATCAGAAACTGCGCTTCTTGTGAAAAATTATTAGTTAGCGCCATTTTTTGTGCATCTTTGGCTGAACGTTCTGAATCTAATTGCGCATTTACGGATACATATTCCCCCGTGGCCATGGAAAAAGTGCCGGCGATCGTTGCTGTCAGACCAGCCAGAAAAATTGTCCAAGTATTCATTGAGGCCCCGTAAACACCAAAAACAACGCCAGCAATTGAAATAATACCGTCGTTTGCGCCCATCACAATCGCACGTAGAATATTTATTTTTTTATTAATCTGTATATCCATGTGTAAATTGTAACATGTTATTTTAGGGTTGAGTACAAAAAGTAATTAAACATCCCGTAATGTCTCAATAGTTTTGTCGTTTTTTTGTATCTGATAATTAAAGATGTTAGCGTACGTCATCATTTAACGCCATAAACACGTATAATATATTAACTAATGATCTGCAAACACAAACCCTAAGTATCTAGTTTAATCGGCGTGGTGGTGGTCCAATTAACCGAGTGAAGGTCGCGATTTGCACCAGTCAGTCGCACTTTCAGCTCTCTAAACAGTTTTTCGCTATTTAAGGTGGCCATGGGACATGGTTGTTTTTTAGCTAAAAGCCAGTGATGGGTGCGCAGCACACATATGAAATAAAAATCACAATATATTCATTATTTCAATCTAAATATTAGAAATTTTACATTAAAGCGCGTCAAACAGACCACAATGACGGTTGATTAGTATTAATAATTAAAGAAAATGTGCACAAAGTATTGCTAATAATTTGTAAGTCGGGTATAATAAGGTATGTTAATAAGTTCACAAATGGATTTATAGTCGAAATTAATTATTAGATTTAGGTAGGTATTGGATGATGATTGTATTTTTGCGTAACAACAAAGTAGCAATGTGGGTTTTGACGGTATTACGGGTATGGTTGGGATATAACTGGGCCGTGGATGGTTTTGAAAAGGTAACAGCTAAAGGTGGCTTCCATGCCGATGGTATGATTATGGCTGCTTTAAAGGCCCCCGTAATGACACCAGCGAAGACCAAGGCATTCCCTTGGTATGATACTTTCTTGCAATTGACCACTGGTAACGGTAAGTCACACGCTGCCCTGAACGCATTTTCATTTGCAGTGTCATGGGGTGAGCTTCTCGTTGGCTTGGGCTTAATTTTTGGTACGTTGACTCTAGCAGCTGCCTTCTTCGGTTTGCTCATGAACTTCTCGTATTTAGGAGCTGGGGTCGTTTCAGTTAACCCAACTTACATCTTTATTGAATTTATGATTTTAATCGGTGGGTATAACTCAGCACGTATTGGTTTGGACCGTTGGGTAACGCCATTCTTGCGATCAAAATTTGCTTTTTTAAACAATGATATTGAAGTTAAGTAAGTTTAATTAATTAAAAGTCATCACTGCGGTGATGACTTTTTTGTTATTTTTAATCAGTATCAGCCGCTAACATTAATTAAAAACGAACGATCACTAGTTGTAAATTATTTATATTAGGTTATACTTAATTTATTCAAGTGAGGTGTGCGTATGTATGATTATCGAAATGAACGTTATGGCGTTGTCTTTATGATTGATGCAAAGTCCTTTTATGCGAGTGTGGAAGCGGTTGACCATGGGTATGATCCGTTACAAGTCCCATTAGTTGTATTGTCGCAGGGACCAAATGTTGGTGGTGGCGGGTTAGTTTTGGCGACGTCTCCTATGGCTAAAAAGATGTTCGGTTTGAAAACGAATGTGAGTCGTCGTTATGATCTACCCGAAGACCAGCGTTTAAAAATCTATCCGCCACGTATGAATCTCTATATCAAGAAAAATTTGGAGATCAATCGTCTTTTTCAAGAATTCGCAGCGCCTGAAGATATTCAACCATATTCGATTGATGAATCAATTGTCGATGTCACGCATTCGTGGCATCTATTTGGACAAAGCCCTGTTGAAGTTGCTCAACGCATGCAACGTCGTGTTTATGAAGCGACTGGGCTGTACTTAACGATTGGTATTGGTAATAATCCGATGCAGGCAAAGTTAGCGCTAGATAATTATGCCAAGCGGGCTGCGAATATGATTGGAATTATTTCATATGAGACGGTACCAAATATGATTTGGCCATTAAATGATCTGGAACAAGTCTGGTCGATTGGCCATCGGACTGCCCGTAAATTACAGCGGCTAGGGATTCGGACCTTGTATGATTTAGCACACTATAATCCAAATAGACTAAAGGAATTGTTTGGGGTGATCGGCGAACAATTATATGCTTTAAGTTGGGGCGTGGATCGGGCCATTGTTAGTCAAAAAACGGCAGTGAAAGAACAAAGCATTGGCAATTCACAAGTGCTCCCACGGGACTATGATAATTTGACTGATTTGCGTATTGTTGTGCGTGAAATTACTGAACAAGTCGCTGCCCGGTTACGGTTTCAACATAAGCAGGCTCAAGTATTGTCATTGACCATATCTTATGGGTATGGTGAGGGATTTAGTAAGCAAGCGACCTTCGTCCCAACCAATTTATCGACGAATCTGGTCCAAGCGGCCTTGTTTTTGTTGACAGATAATTATCAAGGAACGGTCGTTCGCAATGTCGCGG
This is a stretch of genomic DNA from Weissella soli. It encodes these proteins:
- the infA gene encoding translation initiation factor IF-1, with translation MANDVIEISGVVKETLPNAMFTVELENGAAILAHVSGKIRKNFIRILPGDRVTVEMSPYDLTKGRITYRFK
- the rpmJ gene encoding 50S ribosomal protein L36, whose amino-acid sequence is MKVRPSVKPMCDNCKVIRRNGRVMVICSNPKHKQRQGA
- the rpsM gene encoding 30S ribosomal protein S13, coding for MARIAGIDLPRDKRIVIALTYVYGIGNTTAKKVLAEANVSEDVRVRDLTPDQEDAIRAIVDGIKVEGDLRREVSLNIKKLQEIASYRGIRHRKSLPVRGQNTKNNARTRKGPAVAIAGKKK
- the rpsK gene encoding 30S ribosomal protein S11: MAGRTNRKRRVKKNIEAGVAHIHATFNNTIVMITDVQGNAVAWSSAGSLGFKGSRKSTPFAAQMAAEAAAKGAMDNGMKTVEVTVKGPGSGRESAIRALAAAGLDVTAIKDVTPVPHNGSRPPKRRRV
- a CDS encoding DNA-directed RNA polymerase subunit alpha — protein: MLEFENPKITLVEEDSNYGKFVVEPLERGYGTTLGNSLRRVLLSSLPGAAINSVQIDTVLHEFSTIEGVVEDVTQIILNLKKVSMRIDSDEEKTLEINVTGPATVTAGDIAGDSDVEILNKDLYIATVAAGATLHMTLSAVRGRGYVSGDQNKELHDEMPIGVLAIDSIFTPIERVNYQVENTRVGQRDDFDKLTLDIWTDGSLTPTEAISLGARILSDHLTQFVELSERAVTTQVMAEKEEAEAPKHADSPIEELDLSVRSYNCLKRAGINSVQELTDRTESQMMAVRNLGRKSLDEIQEKLALLGLGFRKED
- the rplQ gene encoding 50S ribosomal protein L17, which codes for MSYRKLGRTSSQRKALLRDLTTALLVNGRIETTEARAKEVRRTAEKMITLGKHGDLASRRKAAAFLRNIVADVETTEDNKVKVETALQHLFNDVAPRFEGRAGGYTRILKTVQRRGDAAQMVILELVD
- a CDS encoding VIT1/CCC1 transporter family protein; this encodes MDYKKLALSEKLNIIRAGVLGANDGIIGGAGVILGMTGATTNNAVVFVAGIAEMLAVAFSMASGEFVSVSSQKDTEKAVVAKAETLLATQPSTVHDEIAIHYEKRGADPRLAARVADDLMKKDALVHYVQIKYGIVVGKYLSPAHALIASFIASISGGIWPLLSVILLPESLKVIGTILATLWALFLTGWLSSWAGRAPRMPAILRNIVTGVLTMAFTYWLGTLLQ
- a CDS encoding VIT1/CCC1 transporter family protein, with the protein product MDIQINKKINILRAIVMGANDGIISIAGVVFGVYGASMNTWTIFLAGLTATIAGTFSMATGEYVSVNAQLDSERSAKDAQKMALTNNFSQEAQFLIQHYQTDGISAENAQLLAQQSMQKDALKETLNARYGINEDDFISPTDAAIASMVAFPIGAFLPMISMTFVPVAYRVITTIVFVIGALILTGYFSAVYGNTPKKTMILRNVMMGLLTMFMTYLIGLLMAL
- a CDS encoding Crp/Fnr family transcriptional regulator; amino-acid sequence: MIVFLRNNKVAMWVLTVLRVWLGYNWAVDGFEKVTAKGGFHADGMIMAALKAPVMTPAKTKAFPWYDTFLQLTTGNGKSHAALNAFSFAVSWGELLVGLGLIFGTLTLAAAFFGLLMNFSYLGAGVVSVNPTYIFIEFMILIGGYNSARIGLDRWVTPFLRSKFAFLNNDIEVK
- a CDS encoding Y-family DNA polymerase — encoded protein: MYDYRNERYGVVFMIDAKSFYASVEAVDHGYDPLQVPLVVLSQGPNVGGGGLVLATSPMAKKMFGLKTNVSRRYDLPEDQRLKIYPPRMNLYIKKNLEINRLFQEFAAPEDIQPYSIDESIVDVTHSWHLFGQSPVEVAQRMQRRVYEATGLYLTIGIGNNPMQAKLALDNYAKRAANMIGIISYETVPNMIWPLNDLEQVWSIGHRTARKLQRLGIRTLYDLAHYNPNRLKELFGVIGEQLYALSWGVDRAIVSQKTAVKEQSIGNSQVLPRDYDNLTDLRIVVREITEQVAARLRFQHKQAQVLSLTISYGYGEGFSKQATFVPTNLSTNLVQAALFLLTDNYQGTVVRNVAVYTSKLIPDKFEQLDIFVAPETQVLAHKLDHTISAIQRQFGFTKLVKASSLLDGGTAIERASLVGGHNGGNAYE